A region from the Salidesulfovibrio onnuriiensis genome encodes:
- a CDS encoding response regulator yields the protein MVKIKVLMVDDEERFRTTTSKILARKGFETILAASGEEALEKMGQNPDVVILDVKMGGMDGHATLKHIKEKHPETPVIMLTGHGDIPGAQKAYETGAFDYLAKPCDVDLLGAKIQDAHDYATKAVRAEKLAGDIMIPLEEYTQIPIDSTVRDAIRALEKAMREFMATDRLMDTGHRSVLVKDRDGSIAGLLHPFNLINAIRPDYLSAPKPSMADSLQYSAMFWQGLFTSRVTEIMNKPVHLFMSDELPVIDADANLMEVANTMVTLPARRMLVRSGGMDAGVIREQELFYEIARIISSGRDA from the coding sequence ATGGTTAAAATCAAGGTCCTCATGGTCGACGATGAGGAACGCTTCCGCACCACGACTTCGAAAATACTGGCGCGCAAGGGATTCGAGACAATCCTTGCGGCCAGCGGCGAGGAAGCGCTGGAAAAAATGGGCCAGAACCCCGACGTGGTGATTCTGGACGTGAAGATGGGCGGCATGGACGGGCACGCCACCCTCAAACACATCAAGGAAAAACACCCCGAGACCCCGGTCATCATGCTCACCGGACACGGCGACATTCCCGGGGCCCAGAAGGCTTACGAAACAGGCGCGTTCGATTACCTCGCCAAGCCCTGCGACGTGGACCTGCTGGGGGCCAAGATACAGGACGCCCACGACTACGCCACCAAGGCCGTGCGCGCGGAAAAGCTGGCCGGGGACATCATGATCCCCCTGGAGGAATATACCCAGATCCCCATCGACAGCACCGTGCGGGACGCCATCCGAGCGCTGGAAAAGGCCATGCGCGAATTCATGGCCACGGACCGGCTCATGGATACGGGGCACCGCTCCGTGCTGGTGAAGGACCGGGACGGCTCCATCGCGGGCCTGCTGCACCCGTTCAATCTCATCAACGCCATCCGGCCCGACTACCTGTCCGCGCCCAAGCCGTCCATGGCAGACAGCCTCCAGTATTCGGCCATGTTCTGGCAGGGGCTGTTCACCTCTCGCGTCACCGAAATCATGAACAAGCCGGTTCACCTGTTCATGTCCGACGAACTCCCGGTCATCGACGCCGACGCCAACCTCATGGAAGTCGCCAACACCATGGTGACGCTCCCGGCCCGCCGCATGCTGGTCCGGTCCGGAGGAATGGATGCGGGCGTCATCAGGGAGCAGGAACTGTTCTACGAAATCGCCAGGATCATTTCGTCCGGCCGCGATGCTTAA
- a CDS encoding response regulator has protein sequence MRQPKILLVDDEERLLSTTRKLFEKIGIEALTATSGADALQLLETREVDVIFLDIKMPGMDGMETLKRIKKNYPLIEVIILTGHATMETAVEGLKLGARDYLIKPVSMKDFLGKAEEAFEKVIRQKQKILSAQMAENRADRSDNTEKEGGCNG, from the coding sequence ATGCGACAACCCAAAATTCTGCTTGTGGATGACGAGGAACGACTCCTCAGCACCACGAGAAAACTCTTCGAGAAGATCGGGATAGAGGCCCTGACCGCCACCTCGGGCGCCGATGCGCTCCAGCTCCTGGAGACAAGGGAAGTGGACGTCATCTTCCTGGACATCAAGATGCCCGGCATGGACGGAATGGAAACCCTGAAACGGATCAAGAAGAACTATCCCCTCATCGAAGTCATCATCCTCACGGGGCACGCGACCATGGAAACCGCCGTGGAAGGGCTCAAGCTCGGCGCGCGCGACTACCTCATCAAGCCGGTGAGCATGAAGGACTTTCTCGGAAAGGCGGAAGAGGCCTTTGAAAAGGTCATCCGCCAGAAACAGAAGATACTTTCCGCCCAAATGGCGGAAAACCGTGCCGACAGGTCGGACAACACAGAAAAGGAAGGAGGTTGCAATGGTTAA
- a CDS encoding sensor histidine kinase gives MNQDRFCKSIYRLLFLSMTAIPAIPLLLSAGIGYYYSTQTTEHLAVSALQHVALDHQKLIARFLEERKKDLESLLANTSPARLCDHGELVRMKQVLGSAFNDLGTIGPDGIQAAYAGEHGLAGRDYNSAPWYREAVRNGYYISDIYLGYRNIPHFVIAVAKRIDGRQWVLRGTIDSDEFGRLVEGVNVGDSGEAYILDSQSRFQTRRRSGGELLEKDAAHYPPQEKSIMTFVDDEGDVSYLTASALLNDGKWRLIVRQKREDAFHSTHTAALAIAAVLLVGGVFIVGLAFLVSRRIVDSFRRQAESVCTLENQLFQAARLAELGEMSTGFAHEINNPLQIMKTDLALQDLLLRDLDEASLDPETRAELLEIAEQFKIQIERCAGITKEILRFGRPDAPNLQPVDLKEYLPGIGAMVEKKAAVNGVDLRFELRGPVPVIQADPGQLQQVMINLLNNAIHAVVDRHGASGGEITVSAHGDAQGNAVVDVEDNGTGISEDGLKKIFLPFYTTKAPGEGTGMGLPVCHSIIDSLGGQLLVQSKKGEGTRFTILVPGISEKAPA, from the coding sequence ATGAACCAGGACAGGTTTTGCAAAAGCATTTACAGACTCCTTTTTCTCTCCATGACGGCCATACCGGCCATCCCCCTGCTGCTGAGCGCGGGCATCGGGTACTACTACTCCACGCAGACCACGGAACACCTGGCGGTTTCCGCACTCCAGCATGTGGCCCTGGACCACCAGAAACTGATCGCACGGTTCCTGGAGGAACGAAAAAAGGATCTGGAATCGCTGCTGGCAAACACCTCCCCGGCAAGGCTCTGCGACCACGGGGAGCTCGTCAGGATGAAACAGGTCCTGGGCAGCGCCTTCAACGACCTCGGCACGATCGGCCCCGACGGGATACAGGCGGCCTATGCCGGGGAACACGGCCTGGCGGGCAGGGATTACAACAGCGCCCCCTGGTACAGGGAAGCCGTCAGAAACGGCTACTATATCAGCGACATATACCTGGGCTACCGGAACATTCCCCATTTCGTGATAGCGGTCGCCAAGCGCATCGACGGCAGGCAATGGGTGCTCCGGGGCACCATCGATTCCGACGAATTCGGGAGGCTGGTCGAAGGGGTGAACGTCGGCGACTCCGGAGAGGCGTACATCCTGGACAGCCAGTCCCGCTTCCAGACGCGGCGGAGGTCCGGAGGCGAGCTGCTTGAAAAGGACGCGGCCCACTACCCGCCCCAGGAAAAAAGCATCATGACCTTTGTGGACGACGAGGGGGACGTCTCCTACCTGACGGCCTCCGCCCTGCTGAATGACGGGAAATGGCGGCTCATCGTCCGGCAGAAGCGTGAGGACGCCTTCCATTCCACCCACACGGCCGCCCTCGCCATAGCGGCGGTCCTGCTGGTGGGCGGCGTCTTCATCGTGGGTCTGGCGTTCCTTGTCAGCCGGAGGATCGTGGACTCCTTCAGGCGGCAGGCCGAAAGCGTCTGCACCCTGGAAAACCAGCTCTTCCAGGCCGCCCGGCTGGCCGAGCTCGGCGAAATGTCCACGGGATTCGCCCACGAAATCAACAACCCGCTGCAGATCATGAAGACGGACCTGGCCCTGCAGGACCTGCTCCTCAGGGACCTGGACGAGGCCAGCCTCGACCCGGAAACGCGCGCCGAACTCCTCGAAATAGCCGAGCAATTCAAGATCCAGATAGAGCGGTGCGCTGGCATCACCAAGGAAATCCTACGCTTCGGCAGGCCGGACGCCCCGAACCTGCAGCCCGTGGACCTGAAGGAATACCTTCCGGGCATAGGCGCAATGGTGGAAAAAAAGGCGGCGGTGAACGGGGTCGATCTCCGTTTCGAGCTCCGGGGACCGGTTCCGGTGATCCAGGCCGATCCGGGCCAACTGCAGCAGGTCATGATAAATCTGCTGAACAACGCCATCCACGCGGTGGTGGACAGGCACGGAGCCAGCGGCGGCGAGATCACGGTATCGGCGCACGGGGACGCTCAGGGCAACGCGGTGGTGGATGTCGAGGACAACGGAACCGGCATCAGCGAGGACGGCCTGAAAAAGATCTTCCTCCCCTTCTACACGACCAAGGCCCCGGGCGAAGGGACCGGGATGGGCCTCCCGGTCTGTCACAGCATCATCGACTCCCTGGGCGGGCAGCTCCTGGTACAAAGCAAAAAAGGCGAGGGCACCAGGTTCACCATCCTCGTGCCGGGGATATCGGAAAAGGCCCCGGCATAG
- a CDS encoding sigma-54-dependent transcriptional regulator: MAETRFDDQTAQGRLHPRVRLFLGRLGIRGKLLLALLPPIILILMVSGYTSYKVSEEYIDIALERTVRVHTLAIAHELEQRLEQCREDLLFLALGDMRAQNLRSLLERRLRSGGSPYHELCYLPAGGGRPVLLVRQGDSIAEIPVSEFGKLPRNPFEELKRLDRLKPGTVLPSDITEVVYPEPGFPASNRYARSHVIRFYTLFPGDGDSPPGLLFLSIKASELRDILSWYNSSESPLWAFPRSDELRFSYFLDAEGWILFQSEQPGVGDEEFSTYLARENFAGTLGRKGHEVAFRPNENHLRYWDAFAELKAGKNGLRMVPEEHVGNSVVDSFYFSYAPVRFQIDPNAPPVFYGGVTFVDRSQLPVVAGYKNRDVTLLVTIVAILLISFLIFWFGRILTKPIRALAGSVNSMSTLEDMEEIHLPYSGFDINTLQNSINSIIKRVKRQMVELKAKDEEILNVNKRERASLKREQETLAEVELSRIPEIIGTGLAISDMKVNILKAAQADVDVLVSGETGTGKQLVAEAIHNHSGRSQKPFISINCGALDENLLLDALFGHVKGAFSEAKEDRNGAFVEANQGTLFLDEIQSASAKVQQSLLRAIASRKIKPLGSDKEVEVDVRIIAATNVDIPSLIEQKLFREDLYYRLKVLSIATPALRDQRENIPLLAVYYLNQAQALAGRENLGLSRGALAKLVNYGWPGNVRELVNCITRAAVMAETDVIQPEEIRLENEHPREEGAFSMPAAVAAPQAPASPEPRHREVPAEAPQNTQLNARQKAIWPVIQQRRTVTRKEYQELVGESLPARTAIYDLHDFVKRGLLVKQGKGPSTHYSVVAGK, encoded by the coding sequence ATGGCTGAAACCAGATTCGACGACCAGACCGCACAGGGGCGGCTCCATCCCCGCGTCCGCCTTTTCCTGGGGCGGCTGGGCATCCGCGGCAAGCTCCTGCTGGCGCTGCTTCCTCCCATCATTCTGATCCTTATGGTTTCCGGGTACACCTCCTACAAGGTGTCCGAGGAATATATCGACATCGCGCTGGAGCGGACCGTGCGCGTACACACCCTGGCAATCGCCCACGAGCTGGAGCAGCGCCTGGAGCAGTGCCGGGAGGACCTGCTGTTCCTCGCCCTGGGAGACATGCGGGCGCAGAACCTACGCTCCCTGCTGGAGCGGCGGCTTCGGTCCGGTGGCAGCCCGTATCATGAGCTGTGCTATCTCCCGGCCGGGGGCGGGCGGCCCGTGCTTCTGGTCCGGCAGGGCGATTCCATTGCCGAGATCCCGGTCTCCGAGTTCGGCAAGCTGCCGCGCAATCCCTTTGAGGAATTGAAGCGTCTGGACCGGCTCAAGCCAGGAACGGTCCTGCCCTCGGATATTACCGAGGTGGTCTACCCCGAGCCCGGCTTCCCTGCCTCGAATCGCTATGCCCGGTCGCATGTCATCCGGTTTTACACCCTCTTCCCCGGAGACGGGGATTCCCCTCCGGGTCTGCTGTTCCTGTCCATCAAGGCCTCCGAGCTTCGCGATATCCTTTCCTGGTACAATTCGTCCGAATCCCCGCTTTGGGCGTTCCCCAGGAGCGACGAACTCCGATTCAGCTATTTCCTGGATGCGGAAGGCTGGATTCTTTTCCAGTCGGAACAGCCCGGCGTGGGTGACGAGGAGTTTTCCACCTATCTCGCCCGGGAGAATTTCGCGGGAACATTGGGCAGGAAAGGGCATGAAGTCGCCTTCCGGCCCAATGAGAACCACCTGCGTTACTGGGACGCCTTTGCCGAGCTCAAGGCCGGGAAGAACGGCCTGCGCATGGTGCCCGAGGAGCATGTGGGCAACTCGGTGGTGGATTCGTTCTATTTCAGCTACGCGCCGGTGCGCTTCCAGATCGATCCGAATGCCCCGCCCGTTTTCTATGGCGGCGTGACCTTCGTGGACCGGAGCCAGCTGCCCGTGGTCGCGGGGTACAAGAACCGGGATGTGACGCTGCTGGTGACGATTGTGGCCATCCTGCTGATTTCCTTCCTTATCTTCTGGTTCGGCAGGATCCTTACCAAGCCCATCCGTGCCCTGGCCGGCAGCGTGAACTCCATGAGCACCCTGGAGGACATGGAGGAAATCCATCTGCCCTACAGCGGGTTCGACATCAACACGCTCCAGAATTCCATCAACAGCATCATCAAGCGGGTGAAGCGGCAGATGGTGGAGCTGAAGGCCAAGGACGAGGAGATCCTCAACGTCAACAAGCGGGAACGGGCCTCCCTGAAGCGGGAGCAGGAAACGCTCGCGGAAGTGGAGCTGAGCCGCATCCCGGAGATCATCGGGACGGGCCTCGCCATTTCGGACATGAAGGTCAATATCCTCAAGGCCGCCCAGGCCGACGTGGACGTTTTGGTTTCCGGGGAGACCGGAACCGGCAAGCAGCTGGTGGCCGAGGCCATCCACAACCACAGCGGCCGCAGCCAGAAGCCCTTCATTTCCATCAACTGCGGTGCCCTGGACGAGAACCTGCTGCTGGACGCGCTCTTCGGTCACGTCAAGGGCGCCTTTTCCGAGGCAAAGGAGGACCGCAACGGGGCCTTTGTGGAGGCGAACCAGGGAACCCTGTTCCTGGACGAGATCCAGTCCGCCTCGGCCAAGGTGCAGCAGTCGCTGCTCCGGGCCATTGCCTCGCGGAAGATCAAGCCGCTGGGGAGTGACAAGGAAGTGGAGGTCGACGTGCGCATCATCGCGGCCACCAACGTGGACATCCCCTCGCTCATCGAACAGAAGCTCTTCCGGGAAGACCTCTATTACCGCCTGAAGGTCCTTTCCATTGCAACGCCCGCCCTGCGGGACCAGCGGGAAAACATCCCCCTGCTTGCGGTCTACTACCTGAACCAGGCCCAGGCATTGGCCGGTCGGGAAAATCTCGGCCTGAGCCGGGGGGCGCTCGCCAAGCTGGTCAACTACGGATGGCCGGGCAACGTGCGCGAACTGGTGAACTGCATCACCCGCGCGGCGGTCATGGCCGAGACCGACGTCATCCAGCCGGAAGAGATTCGCCTGGAAAACGAGCATCCCCGGGAGGAGGGCGCATTCTCCATGCCTGCGGCGGTTGCCGCGCCGCAAGCGCCCGCATCTCCGGAGCCCCGGCATCGCGAGGTCCCGGCGGAAGCGCCCCAGAACACCCAGCTCAATGCCCGGCAAAAGGCGATCTGGCCGGTGATCCAGCAGCGCAGGACCGTTACCCGCAAGGAGTATCAAGAACTGGTGGGCGAAAGCCTGCCCGCGCGGACCGCGATCTACGATCTGCACGATTTCGTCAAGCGGGGCCTGCTGGTCAAGCAGGGCAAGGGCCCTTCCACGCACTACAGCGTCGTGGCCGGGAAATAG
- a CDS encoding LeuA family protein, giving the protein MLIDTTLREGVQLYGVNFTPEVRTGIVDGLLRLGVEEIELGWIGMDGLERASRKAHARKVKTVFSVWSPCREQCVQEAAELGFKRINIGVPVSDAHVTKRLGIRHEELLERITKAVMLGRMLGMEVSVGLEDVSRANWEFAVRVAGHAESAGCFRVRLPDTVGILTPFEISGLVRFFKAHLDISLAIHCHDDFGMATANTICALLSGADYADVSILGIGERSGIAPLEEVAAYLTLKEKNHDYHLESLPELCSLVGKESRVAIPRTKAIAGADIFACETGLHLHGMACDPALFEPYPPERIGALRKVGYGKKVGHAAVADALGNGETAVDKEGVTGLLRSIRQLASRFGRPLEKHEVQALDLHHTRGRGPSKPEGPV; this is encoded by the coding sequence ATGCTTATCGACACGACTTTGCGTGAGGGCGTCCAGCTCTATGGCGTCAACTTCACCCCGGAAGTCCGGACCGGAATCGTGGACGGGCTGCTCAGGCTGGGCGTCGAGGAAATCGAGCTGGGCTGGATCGGCATGGACGGCCTGGAACGGGCCTCACGCAAGGCCCACGCCCGAAAGGTGAAAACCGTGTTCAGCGTCTGGAGCCCGTGCCGCGAGCAGTGCGTGCAGGAGGCCGCCGAGCTGGGATTCAAGCGCATCAACATCGGCGTGCCCGTGTCGGACGCCCACGTGACCAAACGCCTGGGAATCCGGCACGAGGAACTTCTGGAGCGCATCACCAAGGCGGTCATGCTCGGCCGCATGCTGGGCATGGAGGTCTCCGTGGGCCTGGAAGACGTTTCCCGCGCCAACTGGGAATTCGCCGTGCGGGTGGCCGGGCACGCGGAATCCGCCGGGTGCTTCCGGGTCCGGCTGCCCGATACGGTCGGCATCCTCACTCCCTTTGAAATCTCCGGGCTGGTGCGCTTTTTCAAGGCCCACCTGGATATCTCGCTGGCCATCCACTGCCACGACGACTTCGGCATGGCCACGGCCAACACCATATGCGCCCTGCTTTCCGGCGCGGACTATGCGGACGTCTCCATCCTGGGCATCGGCGAACGCTCCGGCATCGCCCCACTGGAGGAAGTGGCCGCCTACCTCACGCTCAAGGAGAAGAACCATGACTATCACCTGGAAAGTCTGCCTGAGCTCTGTTCCCTGGTGGGAAAGGAATCCCGGGTCGCGATCCCCAGAACCAAGGCCATTGCGGGTGCGGATATCTTTGCCTGCGAAACCGGCCTGCACCTGCACGGCATGGCCTGCGACCCCGCGCTTTTCGAACCCTATCCGCCGGAACGGATCGGTGCGCTCCGCAAGGTTGGCTACGGGAAGAAGGTCGGGCACGCCGCGGTTGCGGACGCCTTGGGGAACGGCGAGACTGCCGTGGACAAGGAGGGAGTGACCGGCCTGCTGCGGTCCATCAGGCAGTTGGCGAGCCGCTTCGGCAGGCCGCTGGAAAAGCACGAGGTGCAGGCCCTGGACCTGCACCATACCCGGGGGCGGGGCCCCTCCAAACCCGAAGGCCCGGTTTAA
- the nifH gene encoding nitrogenase iron protein, translating into MRKVAIYGKGGIGKSTTTQNTVAGLAEMGRKVMVVGCDPKADSTRLLLGGLAQKSVLDTLREEGEDVELEDIRKGGFGGSWCVESGGPEPGVGCAGRGIITSINMLESLGAYEESEELDYAFYDVLGDVVCGGFAMPIRDGKAEEIYIVCSGEMMAMYAANNICKGIMKYAESGGVRLGGLICNSRNVDNEKEMIAELARKLGTQMIYFVPRDNDVQRAEINRKTVIEWNPEAAQASEYRGLAKAIDGNELFVIPTPLEIEELEQLLLDYGLMEA; encoded by the coding sequence ATGCGAAAAGTAGCGATTTACGGAAAAGGCGGAATAGGAAAGTCCACAACCACCCAGAACACCGTTGCCGGGCTGGCCGAGATGGGCCGCAAGGTCATGGTGGTTGGCTGCGACCCCAAGGCCGACTCCACGCGTCTGCTCCTGGGCGGCCTGGCCCAGAAGTCCGTGCTCGACACCCTGCGTGAAGAGGGCGAGGACGTGGAACTGGAGGACATCCGCAAGGGCGGCTTCGGCGGCTCCTGGTGCGTGGAGTCCGGCGGCCCCGAGCCCGGGGTCGGCTGTGCCGGGCGCGGCATCATCACCTCCATCAACATGCTGGAATCCCTCGGGGCCTACGAGGAAAGCGAAGAGCTGGACTATGCGTTCTACGACGTGCTCGGCGACGTTGTCTGCGGCGGGTTCGCCATGCCCATCCGCGACGGCAAGGCAGAGGAAATCTACATTGTCTGTTCGGGCGAGATGATGGCCATGTACGCGGCCAACAACATCTGCAAGGGCATCATGAAGTACGCGGAATCCGGCGGCGTGCGCCTGGGCGGGCTCATCTGCAATTCCCGCAACGTGGACAACGAAAAGGAAATGATCGCCGAGCTGGCCCGCAAGCTGGGCACCCAGATGATCTACTTCGTGCCCCGCGACAACGACGTGCAGCGCGCCGAGATCAACCGCAAGACCGTCATCGAATGGAATCCCGAGGCGGCGCAGGCCTCCGAGTATCGCGGCCTGGCCAAGGCCATCGACGGAAACGAGTTGTTCGTCATCCCCACCCCGCTGGAAATCGAAGAGCTGGAGCAGCTCCTCTTGGACTACGGCCTCATGGAAGCCTAG
- a CDS encoding P-II family nitrogen regulator, translating into MIMVRAIVRPEKADDVLAALMDAGFPAVTKYSVAGRGKQRGIKIGEVTYDEIPKTMLMSVVKATDKDFVIETIMDAARSSGKGAFGDGKIFVSDVGDVYTISSGVKESAEEEAAA; encoded by the coding sequence ATGATCATGGTTCGAGCAATCGTCAGGCCGGAGAAAGCGGATGATGTCCTGGCCGCGCTCATGGATGCGGGCTTCCCGGCGGTGACGAAATATTCGGTGGCCGGGCGCGGCAAGCAGCGCGGCATCAAGATCGGCGAGGTGACCTATGACGAGATTCCCAAGACCATGCTCATGAGCGTGGTCAAGGCCACGGACAAGGATTTCGTCATCGAAACCATCATGGATGCGGCCCGCTCCAGCGGCAAGGGCGCATTCGGCGACGGCAAGATCTTCGTCAGCGACGTGGGCGATGTCTATACCATCAGCTCCGGCGTCAAGGAGAGCGCCGAAGAGGAGGCAGCGGCATGA
- a CDS encoding P-II family nitrogen regulator encodes MMEVIAVVRMNMMNQTKKALTAAGVDAFFAHEAQGRGKGFVNTKLLEGAEEGYEEAAALLGEKGKLYPKRMLTAVVPEGDVEDVVQAIIDVNRTGKPGDGKIFVLPVAGAVRVRTGETGEKSIL; translated from the coding sequence ATGATGGAAGTGATCGCCGTGGTGCGAATGAACATGATGAACCAGACCAAGAAGGCCCTGACAGCGGCCGGGGTCGACGCCTTCTTCGCCCACGAGGCGCAGGGACGCGGAAAGGGGTTCGTCAACACCAAGCTCCTGGAAGGCGCGGAGGAGGGCTATGAAGAGGCCGCCGCCCTGCTGGGGGAAAAGGGCAAGCTGTACCCCAAGCGCATGCTCACGGCCGTGGTCCCGGAAGGGGATGTCGAGGACGTGGTCCAGGCCATCATCGACGTCAACCGGACCGGCAAGCCCGGAGACGGCAAGATCTTCGTGCTCCCGGTTGCCGGAGCGGTCCGGGTGCGCACCGGGGAAACCGGTGAAAAGTCAATTCTCTAG
- the nifD gene encoding nitrogenase molybdenum-iron protein alpha chain produces the protein MATLKKKMVQWDPTDIKEELLRKYPPKVARKRAKQILINEAQENETPEISANVRTVPGIITMRGCTYAGCKGVILGPTRDIVNITHGPIGCGFYSWLTRRNQTDASAEGADNYMPYCFSTDMHDEDIIFGGEKKLAKAIQEAYDTFHPKAIAIFATCPVGLIGDDIHAVAKKMREKLGDCNVFAFSCEGYKGVSQSAGHHIANNQIFRHVVGENDAEKPGEYKINLLGEYNIGGDGFEIDRILNKCGITNIATFSGNSSYDQFASAHKADLNTVMCHRSINYVADMLETKYGIPWIKVNFIGAEATAKSLRKIAQYFGDKKLIDRVEAVIAEEMPAVQAVAAEVRPRTEGKTAMLFVGGSRAHHYQELFGEMGMKTLSAGYEFAHRDDYEGREVIPNLKVDADSRNIEEIEVEADETRYSPRKSSEEMQKLEDAGFRFKHYDGMIPDMDKGTLIIDDLNQYEAEKLVEILKPDVFCAGIKEKFSIQKLGVPMKQLHSYDSGGPYAGFRGAVNFYREIDRLVNSRIWGYMKAPWQETPELSATYVWE, from the coding sequence ATGGCTACATTGAAGAAGAAAATGGTGCAGTGGGACCCCACCGACATCAAGGAGGAGCTGCTCAGGAAGTATCCTCCCAAGGTGGCCCGCAAGCGCGCCAAGCAGATACTCATCAACGAGGCGCAGGAAAACGAGACGCCCGAGATTTCGGCCAACGTGCGTACCGTGCCCGGCATCATCACCATGCGCGGCTGCACCTACGCGGGTTGCAAGGGCGTTATCCTGGGCCCCACACGCGACATCGTGAACATCACCCACGGGCCCATCGGCTGCGGCTTCTATTCCTGGCTGACCCGCCGCAACCAGACCGATGCGTCCGCCGAAGGCGCGGACAACTACATGCCGTACTGTTTTTCCACGGACATGCATGACGAGGACATCATATTCGGCGGGGAAAAGAAGCTGGCAAAGGCCATCCAGGAGGCCTACGACACCTTCCACCCGAAGGCCATCGCCATCTTCGCCACCTGTCCGGTGGGCCTCATCGGCGACGACATCCACGCCGTGGCGAAAAAGATGAGGGAAAAGCTGGGCGACTGCAACGTGTTCGCCTTTTCCTGCGAAGGCTACAAGGGCGTTTCCCAGTCCGCCGGCCATCATATCGCCAACAACCAGATCTTCCGCCACGTGGTGGGCGAGAACGACGCGGAAAAGCCCGGCGAATACAAGATCAACCTGCTGGGCGAATACAACATCGGGGGCGACGGCTTTGAGATCGACCGCATCCTGAACAAGTGCGGCATCACTAACATCGCCACCTTCTCGGGCAACTCCAGCTACGACCAGTTCGCCTCGGCCCACAAGGCCGACCTGAACACGGTCATGTGCCACCGCTCCATCAATTACGTGGCCGACATGCTGGAGACCAAGTACGGCATCCCCTGGATCAAGGTGAACTTCATCGGGGCCGAGGCCACGGCCAAGTCCCTGCGCAAGATCGCCCAGTACTTCGGCGACAAGAAGCTCATCGACCGGGTGGAAGCGGTCATTGCCGAGGAAATGCCCGCGGTGCAGGCCGTCGCCGCCGAGGTGCGCCCGCGCACCGAAGGCAAGACCGCCATGCTCTTCGTGGGCGGTTCCCGCGCCCACCATTACCAGGAGCTCTTCGGGGAGATGGGCATGAAGACCCTGTCCGCCGGTTACGAGTTCGCCCACCGCGACGACTACGAGGGCCGCGAGGTCATCCCCAATCTCAAGGTGGATGCGGACAGCCGCAACATCGAGGAGATCGAGGTGGAGGCCGACGAGACCCGCTACAGCCCGCGCAAGAGCTCGGAAGAGATGCAAAAGCTGGAGGATGCCGGTTTCAGGTTCAAGCACTATGACGGGATGATCCCGGACATGGACAAGGGAACCCTGATCATCGACGACCTCAACCAGTACGAGGCCGAGAAGCTGGTGGAAATCCTCAAACCAGACGTGTTCTGCGCGGGCATCAAGGAGAAGTTCTCCATCCAGAAGCTGGGCGTGCCCATGAAGCAGTTGCACAGCTACGACTCGGGCGGCCCCTATGCCGGGTTCCGGGGAGCGGTCAACTTCTACAGGGAGATCGACCGTCTCGTGAACAGCAGGATCTGGGGCTACATGAAGGCCCCCTGGCAGGAAACTCCGGAACTCTCGGCCACCTATGTCTGGGAATAA